A window of the Yersinia rochesterensis genome harbors these coding sequences:
- a CDS encoding penicillin-binding protein activator encodes MLSSTFVRSKAGLVPVVLAALILAACSGRAPQTPPANIQDEASANSDYYLQQLQQSSDDNKADWQLLAIRAQLREGKVPQAAELLGTLPADLNDTQRQEQQLLTAELLVAQKNNPAAADVLAKLDAGKFSANQQVRFYQALIAANQGKATLPLVRAFIAQEPLLSDKAHQDNIDGTWQALAQLTPQELNNIVINADENVLQGWLDLLHVYQDNKQDPDMLKAGIKDWQNRYPQNPAAKNLPTALTQISNFSQASTAKIALLLPLSGPAQVFADAIQQGFTAAQNGLPVNAPTPVEPDATASTPTDAAATPVTDVAAPIPAPVPVATSNAQVKIYDTTTQPIAALLAQAQQDGATLVVGPLLKPEVEQLSATPSTLNILALNQPEVSTNSPNICYFALSPEDEARDAAHHLWSQEKRMPLLLTPRGALGDRIAKAFAEEWQKQGGQTVLQQNFGSTAELKQAINSGAGIRLTGQPISVSSAPAAAPASVTIAGLTIPAPPVDAPVVSTAVGGNIDAVYIIATPAELTLIKPMIDMATSTRSKPALFASSRSYQAGAGPDYRLEMEGIQFSDIPLMAGSNPALMQQAAAKYANDYSLVRLYAMGIDAWTLSNHFAEMRQIPGFQVSGTTGDLTASADCVITRKLPWLQYRQGMVVPAA; translated from the coding sequence GATGATAACAAGGCTGACTGGCAATTACTTGCCATTCGTGCCCAGTTACGCGAAGGGAAAGTCCCTCAAGCAGCAGAACTGCTTGGAACTTTGCCCGCTGACCTGAATGACACACAGCGCCAGGAACAGCAATTACTGACCGCAGAACTGCTGGTTGCACAGAAAAACAATCCTGCTGCTGCGGATGTTTTGGCCAAATTGGATGCAGGGAAGTTCTCAGCCAACCAACAAGTGCGCTTCTATCAAGCACTGATTGCCGCCAATCAGGGTAAAGCAACCTTGCCGCTGGTGCGCGCATTCATTGCTCAAGAACCCCTGCTCAGTGATAAAGCCCATCAAGATAATATTGATGGCACCTGGCAAGCGCTGGCCCAGCTCACCCCACAAGAGTTGAATAACATTGTGATTAACGCGGACGAAAACGTCCTGCAAGGTTGGCTGGATTTACTGCATGTCTATCAGGATAACAAGCAAGACCCTGACATGCTGAAAGCCGGTATTAAAGATTGGCAAAATCGTTATCCGCAAAATCCGGCAGCGAAAAACCTGCCAACGGCATTAACGCAAATCAGCAACTTCAGCCAGGCGTCTACGGCGAAAATTGCCTTATTGCTGCCATTAAGTGGCCCGGCACAAGTCTTTGCCGATGCTATCCAGCAAGGTTTTACTGCCGCACAGAATGGCTTGCCAGTTAACGCTCCTACACCGGTAGAGCCAGATGCAACCGCAAGTACGCCAACGGATGCCGCGGCGACGCCGGTTACAGATGTGGCTGCGCCTATACCAGCGCCGGTACCTGTCGCCACCAGCAATGCACAAGTCAAAATCTACGATACCACCACTCAGCCGATTGCAGCTTTACTCGCGCAAGCCCAGCAAGATGGCGCGACATTGGTGGTTGGCCCACTGCTGAAGCCCGAAGTTGAACAACTGAGTGCAACCCCCAGCACACTAAATATTCTGGCGCTGAACCAGCCGGAAGTCAGCACCAATAGCCCGAATATCTGTTATTTCGCCCTTTCTCCTGAAGATGAAGCCCGCGATGCCGCGCATCATTTATGGAGCCAGGAAAAAAGAATGCCGCTGTTGCTAACCCCGCGTGGTGCCTTGGGTGACCGCATCGCCAAAGCCTTTGCTGAAGAGTGGCAGAAGCAAGGTGGTCAGACGGTATTACAACAAAACTTCGGCTCTACTGCGGAGTTAAAACAAGCTATCAACAGTGGCGCGGGCATCCGCCTGACCGGTCAACCGATTAGCGTTTCAAGCGCACCGGCGGCTGCACCAGCATCAGTCACTATTGCTGGCCTGACCATCCCTGCACCGCCCGTCGATGCACCGGTAGTTTCAACCGCCGTTGGTGGTAACATTGATGCGGTGTATATCATCGCGACACCGGCCGAGCTGACACTGATTAAGCCAATGATTGATATGGCGACCAGCACCCGCAGCAAACCTGCACTGTTCGCCAGCTCACGCAGCTATCAAGCAGGTGCAGGCCCAGACTACCGGCTGGAAATGGAAGGCATTCAGTTTAGTGATATTCCACTGATGGCCGGGTCGAATCCAGCTTTGATGCAACAAGCGGCAGCCAAATATGCTAACGACTATTCGCTGGTACGTTTGTACGCCATGGGCATTGATGCGTGGACATTATCGAATCATTTTGCTGAAATGCGCCAAATTCCTGGTTTCCAGGTCAGCGGCACCACCGGTGATTTAACGGCATCAGCCGATTGTGTTATCACCCGTAAATTACCTTGGCTGCAATACCGCCAGGGCATGGTAGTACCGGCGGCGTAA
- a CDS encoding YraN family protein — protein sequence MSQRKTGTHYENQARHHLERAGLVFEAANVTYQSGEIDLIMRDGATWVFVEVRFRRNTLFGGAAASVTYRKQQRLLRAAALWLAQRNACFATTLCRFDVFAITGSQLEWLPNAFNAD from the coding sequence ATGAGCCAAAGGAAAACTGGCACACACTACGAAAACCAAGCCCGCCACCATCTTGAGCGGGCGGGTTTAGTGTTTGAGGCGGCCAATGTCACCTATCAAAGTGGTGAGATTGACCTTATCATGCGCGACGGAGCCACTTGGGTGTTTGTTGAAGTACGCTTTCGCCGCAATACCCTATTCGGTGGCGCTGCCGCCAGTGTCACTTACCGCAAGCAACAGCGGCTACTCCGGGCTGCGGCCCTTTGGTTGGCACAACGAAACGCATGTTTTGCCACAACATTATGCCGTTTTGATGTTTTTGCCATCACGGGTAGTCAGTTAGAATGGCTGCCAAACGCCTTCAATGCGGATTGA
- the diaA gene encoding DnaA initiator-associating protein DiaA → MLDRIKGCFTESIQTQIAAAEALPDAISRAAMTLVQSLLNGNKILCCGNGTSAANAQHFAASMINRFETERPSLPAIALNADNVVLTAIANDRLHDEVYAKQVRALGHAGDVLLAISTRGNSRDIVKAVEAAVTRDMTIVALTGYDGGELAGLLGQQDVEIRIPSHRSARVQELHMLTVNCLCDLIDNTLFPHQDD, encoded by the coding sequence GTGCTGGATAGAATCAAAGGTTGTTTTACAGAAAGTATTCAAACCCAGATTGCCGCGGCTGAGGCTCTGCCTGATGCCATATCCCGTGCAGCAATGACGTTGGTTCAGTCACTGCTCAACGGCAATAAAATTCTCTGCTGCGGTAATGGGACTTCTGCGGCTAACGCACAACACTTTGCGGCTAGTATGATAAACCGTTTTGAAACAGAACGGCCCAGCCTGCCAGCTATTGCTTTAAATGCTGATAATGTGGTGCTGACAGCAATCGCCAATGACCGCCTGCATGATGAAGTCTATGCCAAACAGGTTCGTGCGCTGGGTCATGCTGGTGATGTTTTGCTCGCTATTTCCACTCGTGGCAATAGCCGTGATATTGTGAAAGCGGTCGAAGCCGCAGTTACCCGTGATATGACCATCGTCGCACTGACCGGTTATGATGGTGGTGAGCTGGCGGGCTTGTTAGGTCAGCAGGATGTTGAAATCCGCATACCTTCGCACCGTAGCGCTCGGGTTCAAGAATTACACATGCTGACAGTGAATTGCTTGTGTGACTTAATTGATAACACTCTATTTCCTCATCAGGACGATTAA
- the dolP gene encoding division/outer membrane stress-associated lipid-binding lipoprotein translates to MKVGYIFAMLFSALLLQGCIGAVVVGSAAVATKSATDPRSVGTQVDDGTLEARVVNALSKDQQIKSQTRFVVTAYQGKVLLTGQSPTAELSSRAKQIAAGVDGATEVYNEMRLGKPVDLSTASMDTWITTKVRSQLLTADSVKSSNVKVTTENGEVFLLGLVTQQEGQSAAQIASQVSGVKHVTTAFTIVK, encoded by the coding sequence ATGAAGGTTGGTTATATTTTTGCCATGCTATTCAGCGCCCTGTTATTACAAGGTTGTATCGGTGCTGTGGTGGTTGGCAGTGCAGCCGTTGCAACTAAATCTGCCACAGACCCGCGCTCTGTCGGCACCCAGGTCGACGATGGCACACTTGAGGCCAGAGTTGTCAATGCACTGAGCAAAGATCAGCAGATAAAGAGCCAAACACGTTTTGTCGTGACCGCTTATCAAGGGAAGGTTTTGCTGACAGGGCAATCGCCAACAGCTGAACTGTCTAGCCGTGCCAAGCAAATTGCAGCCGGTGTTGATGGTGCCACAGAAGTGTATAACGAAATGCGCTTGGGTAAGCCGGTCGATCTGTCCACCGCATCCATGGATACTTGGATCACCACCAAAGTTCGCTCACAATTACTGACCGCCGACTCGGTTAAATCCTCCAACGTGAAAGTCACCACGGAGAATGGCGAAGTGTTCCTTTTGGGTCTGGTGACTCAGCAGGAAGGGCAATCAGCTGCTCAGATAGCCAGTCAGGTGAGTGGCGTTAAGCATGTGACTACCGCGTTTACTATTGTGAAATAA
- the mtgA gene encoding monofunctional biosynthetic peptidoglycan transglycosylase, with translation MISVRRGLNWLWYWGKRGIIGIVALWLAGILIFAFLPVPFSMVMIERQLGAWLTGDFSYVAHSDWVPMDEISPYMALAVMAAEDQKFPEHWGFDVGAIESALAHNQRNQNRIRGASTLSQQTAKNLFLWDGRSWVRKGLEVGLTAGIELVWTKRRILTVYLNIAEFGEGIFGVEAAARHFFNKPASKLSASEAALLAAVLPNPLRFKVNAPSGYVVSRQQWILRQMRQLGGKAFLQENQLD, from the coding sequence ATGATTTCAGTTCGCCGTGGATTAAATTGGCTTTGGTATTGGGGCAAGCGGGGCATCATTGGCATTGTTGCTCTGTGGTTGGCCGGTATTTTGATTTTTGCTTTCCTGCCGGTTCCGTTTTCCATGGTCATGATTGAAAGGCAGCTCGGGGCCTGGCTGACAGGCGATTTTTCATATGTTGCTCATTCTGATTGGGTGCCGATGGATGAAATCTCGCCTTATATGGCGCTGGCGGTGATGGCCGCGGAAGATCAAAAATTCCCTGAGCATTGGGGGTTTGATGTCGGTGCCATTGAGTCGGCATTAGCCCACAATCAGCGCAATCAAAATCGTATCCGTGGTGCATCCACCTTATCGCAACAAACCGCCAAAAATCTGTTCCTATGGGATGGACGCAGCTGGGTGCGTAAAGGGTTGGAGGTGGGCCTGACCGCCGGTATTGAGTTGGTGTGGACCAAGCGGCGTATTCTGACGGTTTATCTGAATATCGCGGAATTTGGCGAGGGTATTTTTGGTGTGGAAGCGGCTGCGCGCCATTTCTTTAATAAACCGGCCAGTAAATTGAGTGCGTCAGAAGCCGCCCTGTTAGCCGCAGTTCTGCCCAATCCACTACGTTTTAAAGTGAATGCGCCATCAGGTTATGTTGTTTCCCGCCAACAGTGGATTTTGCGCCAGATGCGGCAGTTGGGTGGCAAGGCGTTTTTGCAGGAAAATCAGTTAGATTAA
- the elbB gene encoding isoprenoid biosynthesis glyoxalase ElbB: MKTVGVVLSGCGVLDGTEIHESVLTILALDRAGARVLFFAPDKPQLHVINHLTGEESTEQRNVLVESARIARSLIKPLSVANSEDLDALIVPGGFGAAKNLSDFAIKGSECSIDPDLVKLTQSMHKAGKPIGFMCISPVMLPKLLGKPVRLTIGNDPDTIDAIEAMGGQHVICPADDVVVDAENKVVTTPAYMLAASISEAAKGIDKLVAKVLDLTE, from the coding sequence TGAAAACAGTCGGTGTAGTGCTGAGTGGATGTGGTGTTTTAGATGGCACAGAGATACATGAGTCTGTCTTAACTATATTAGCATTGGATCGTGCTGGAGCTCGTGTTTTATTCTTCGCACCAGATAAGCCGCAACTCCATGTTATTAATCATCTTACTGGTGAAGAATCTACTGAGCAGCGGAATGTTTTAGTGGAGTCTGCGCGCATTGCTCGGAGCCTGATAAAGCCGCTTTCTGTCGCCAATTCAGAGGACTTGGATGCCCTTATTGTTCCTGGTGGTTTTGGTGCCGCAAAGAACCTCAGTGATTTCGCCATTAAAGGTTCTGAATGTTCTATAGATCCAGATTTAGTTAAGCTTACTCAATCAATGCATAAGGCCGGTAAACCAATTGGATTTATGTGTATTTCACCGGTGATGTTGCCAAAGCTGCTGGGGAAACCTGTTCGCCTGACGATTGGTAACGATCCCGATACTATTGATGCAATTGAAGCTATGGGAGGGCAACATGTTATTTGCCCTGCTGATGATGTAGTGGTCGATGCAGAGAATAAAGTGGTCACAACACCGGCCTACATGTTGGCGGCATCAATTTCCGAAGCAGCAAAAGGAATTGATAAGCTGGTGGCGAAGGTGCTGGATTTAACCGAATGA